The following coding sequences are from one Triticum aestivum cultivar Chinese Spring chromosome 5A, IWGSC CS RefSeq v2.1, whole genome shotgun sequence window:
- the LOC123106955 gene encoding vegetative cell wall protein gp1: MSACPSLTLSCDNLSCNIWFCCGSAKDPEPYPPKQSHVVTAPPPAVPTPYYEPPSELVPSHQVSPARAPPPAMQPPYYQLPSELVPPHHVSPAPAPQAPSTVTTHVPVPPCNRAREPPAPAATLIPAAVPSKRYEPPQPAPRPPVPPNETPVQRVMPLPARLPSKKYEPPPPVTVTSQPSSRTTWPPRVKSKTYVDAGVPPAVSLPPPSTPIAPRAHGSRYPPVPHPHPGDTEPRIESYSQAASLHQEYY; this comes from the coding sequence ATGTCCGCATGTCCATCTCTTACCCTCTCCTGCGACAACCTCTCCTGCAACATCTGGTTCTGCTGCGGCAGTGCCAAAGATCCTGAACCTTATCCGCCGAAGCAGTCACATGTCGTGACGGCGCCGCCGCCTGCTGTGCCAACGCCTTATTATGAGCCGCCGTCAGAACTGGTGCCTTCTCATCAGGTGTCGCCGGCAcgggcgccgccgccggccatgcAACCGCCTTATTATCAGCTGCCGTCAGAATTGGTGCCTCCTCATCACGTGTCGCCAGCGCCGGCGCCCCAGGCACCGTCAACGGTGACGACTCATGTGCCGGTGCCACCCTGCAACAGGGCGCGTGAGCCGCCGGCGCCTGCGGCGACACTAATTCCTGCCGCCGTGCCATCCAAGAGATACGAGCCGCCTCAGCCGGCGCCTCGCCCGCCGGTGCCGCCCAACGAGACGCCTGTGCAACGGGTAATGCCATTGCCTGCCCGCCTGCCATCCAAGAAATACGAGCCGCCACCGCCTGTTACTGTCACGTCTCAACCGTCTTCACGGACAACATGGCCTCCCCGTGTAAAGTCCAAGACGTACGTCGACGCCGGCGTGCCACCGGCCGTGTCGCTGCCGCCTCCGTCGACACCAATAGCTCCTCGTGCTCATGGGTCACGATACCCGCCGGTGCCTCACCCTCATCCCGGCGATACGGAGCCCCGCATCGAATCTTATTCGCAAGCGGCAAGCCTCCATCAAGAATACTATTAG